The following are encoded together in the Montipora capricornis isolate CH-2021 chromosome 5, ASM3666992v2, whole genome shotgun sequence genome:
- the LOC138048907 gene encoding uncharacterized protein F54H12.2-like, which translates to MASAHPLSAPGANSSLQLFDVPVTDVSIVSSKWIDYEPVQTGTNPIEFVIKPLADYIDINKTELRLVVKITKQDGSPTGDGKKYTLVNNALHSIIKQFTIKINETLVTEQSDTQAYNAYIKTLLNFTEQAKKSYLTKALYYKDTAGHMNEVDNTAESNEGLNRRATFTNNGAEVGLVGVPLCDVFNIDKLLLDGLEIKVKVDLNNDAFVLMAGETPNNCKLKVMSSTLRIRTVRVADSVKLEHVQIMQGHKGSAPLPAIYTLTRTPTQARIIPQGVLNHTETDLFHGFIPQCIIFGLVRNDAFNGNLARNPFNFELFDLQDIRMTVNGEEMPYSALDLTGGKKIDGYNTLFSGSGDMNCGHGLDIDRVDWENGYGLFRFDLTPAGSGHPDHLIPHRTGNVNLYLKFGTQTNSVLNLIVYAEFQNQLEIDRNRRVVYDLSQGS; encoded by the coding sequence ATGGCATCAGCTCACCCTCTCTCAGCCCCTGGTGCGAATTCAAGTTTACAATTGTTTGATGTACCTGTGACAGATGTATCGATTGTTAGCAGCAAATGGATCGATTACGAACCGGTTCAAACGGGAACTAACCCCATCGAGTTTGTCATCAAACCGTTAGCTGACTACATTGACATTAACAAGACAGAGCTGCGATTGGTAGTAAAGATTACCAAACAAGATGGATCGCCCACAGGGGATGGTAAGAAGTACACTCTGGTCAACAACGCCCTTCATTCCATCATCAAACAGTTTACCATCAAGATCAACGAAACGCTGGTAACAGAACAGTCAGACACTCAAGCATACAACGCTTACATCAAGACCTTATTGAACTTTACGGAACAGGCCAAGAAATCGTACTTAACCAAAGCTCTGTATTACAAAGACACTGCTGGACACATGAATGAAGTAGATAATACAGCAGAAAGTAATGAGGGTCTGAATAGAAGAGCCACATTTACTAACAACGGCGCAGAAGTTGGGTTGGTCGGAGTACCTCTTTGTGACGTGTTTAATATTGACAAGTTGTTGCTTGACGGTTTGGAGATCAAAGTCAAAGTGGATCTGAACAACGATGCTTTTGTTCTAATGGCTGGGGAGACTCCAAACAACTGCAAACTAAAGGTCATGTCTAGTACGCTTCGCATACGAACAGTGCGTGTTGCAGACAGTGTGAAACTAGAACATGTACAGATCATGCAAGGTCACAAAGGGAGCGCACCGCTACCAGCCATCTATACCCTAACCAGAACCCCTACGCAGGCAAGGATCATCCCTCAAGGAGTCTTAAATCACACTGAGACAGATTTATTCCACGGTTTCATTCCTCAGTGCATCATTTTTGGGCTCGTGCGAAACGATGCCTTCAACGGAAACCTTGCAAGAAATCCTTTCAACTTTGAGCTGTTTGACCTGCAAGACATTCGGATGACTGTGAATGGAGAAGAAATGCCTTATTCTGCGCTGGATCTGACGGGTGGAAAAAAGATCGATGGTTACAACACGCTGTTTTCAGGAAGTGGAGACATGAATTGTGGGCACGGGCTTGACATTGATAGAGTGGATTGGGAGAACGGATACGGTTTGTTCCGTTTTGATTTGACACCGGCAGGAAGTGGACATCCCGATCATCTGATACCTCATCGAACGGGTAACGTGAACCTGTACCTGAAATTTGGAACTCAGACGAACTCAGTTCTGAATTTAATTGTGTACGCAGAATTTCAGAATCAGTTGGAAATTGATCGCAATCGTCGCGTGGTCTACGATTTGTCACAAGGCTCTTAG